The following are encoded in a window of Fusarium verticillioides 7600 chromosome 6, whole genome shotgun sequence genomic DNA:
- a CDS encoding DNA polymerase eta subunit, giving the protein MSSSPLHRPLGASSPLLEGGRRRSQFTYRQFSQLASSNTSNPLRVIAHIDLDAFYAQCETVRLGIPEDKPLAVQQWQGLIAVNYPAREFGIGRHCNVEEAKKLCPELIAQHVATWREGDDKWAYREDAAAHIATDKVSLDHYRLQSRKILACIKEALPLELQKVEKASIDEVFLDLSSQIHQILLQRFPELSNPPPYDDPTESLPLPSIAALDWQTDALIDLDEEQETVDPDWDDVAILIGSEIVRKVRAEVRQKLGYTCSAGVASNKLLSKLGSAYKKPNKQTVVRNRAVSAFMAGFKITKLRNLGGKLGEQIVSTFNTESVTELLDVPLTTMKAKLGRDTGLWIYNTIRGIDTSEVNSRTHIKSMLSAKSFRPTINSSEQATRWLRIFAADIFARLVEEGVLENKRRPRTMNLHHRHEGQVRSRSGPIPQGRTIDESSLFELAKDLLSQIIAEGRGVWPCANLSLSVAGFEDGVKGNMGIGAFLVKGEEAEALRSSIPDNRQYSTGPEPSAKKRRAEDGGIQRFFSKRPSTDHERTSPTYSHTPGEDPKDSPLPSDPTRKTLSFAAKYDYEARHESDLTMHESHASPWHESAFDVEVDQQQHSLTDVVCSRCKASFADPEALQSHRDWHMAQDLQDAERVWPTFAERQPAARNSGQKTQGTTSRRSRGGKLEQGQSRLKFS; this is encoded by the exons ATGTCTTCGTCACCGCTACACAGGCCTCTCGGGGCCTCGTCACCACTCCTTGAAGGAGGCCGGCGGCGTTCCCAGTTCACGTATCGCCAATTCTCACAGCTTGCTTCGTCCAACACTTCGAATCCGCTGCGCGTCATTGCCCACATTGACCTCGACGCCTTTTATGCGCAGTGCGAGACGGTTAGACTTGGTATTCCAGAGGACAAGCCGTTAGCTGTTCAACAATG GCAAGGTCTCATCGCAGTCAACTATCCTGCACGCGAATTTGGTATTGGACGCCATTGCAatgtcgaagaagccaaaaagTTGTGCCCTGAACTTATCGCCCAGCACGTAGCTACATGGAGAGAAGGCGACGACAAGTGGGCGTATCGTGAGGATGCCGCCGCCCACATAGCAACAGATAAGGTTTCACTTGATCACTATCGCCTTCAGTCTCGAAAGATCTTAGCATGTATCAAAGAGGCTCTGCCGCTTGAGCTCCAGAAGGTGGAAAAAGCAAGTATTGATGAGGTCTTCCTTGATCTTTCGAGCCAAATCCACCAGATCCTTCTGCAGCGCTTTCCAGAATTATCAAATCCGCCCCCCTATGACGACCCTACTGAGAGTCTTCCCTTGCCATCAATTGCCGCGCTCGACTGGCAGACCGATGCTTTGAttgatctggatgaggaACAGGAAACAGTCGATCCAGATTGGGATGATGTAGCAATCCTCATCGGATCTGAGATCGTGCGCAAAGTCAGGGCCGAAGTTCGACAGAAGTTGGGATACACATGTTCAGCTGGAGTAGCAagcaacaagcttctcagtaAGTTGGGTTCGGCATACAAGAAACCAAACAAACAGACTGTTGTACGCAACAGAGCTGTGTCTGCTTTCATGGCTGGCTTCAAAATCACAAAACTTCGCAACTTGGGCGGCAAACTCGGAGAGCAGATCGTATCGACATTCAACACAGAGAGCGTCACTGAACTGTTGGATGTTCCTTTGACAACTATGAAAGCAAAGCTTGGCCGTGACACAGGTCTTTGGATATATAACACCATCCGAGGTATTGACACAAGTGAGGTCAACTCAAGAACACATATCAAGTCGATGCTGTCGGCTAAATCTTTTCGTCCAACTATTAATTCTTCAGAGCAAGCAACGCGATGGCTGAGAATCTTTGCAGCTGACATATTCGCTCgccttgttgaggagggagTTCTGGAAAACAAGAGAAGACCGAGGACGATGAACTtacatcatcgccatgagGGGCAAGTGAGATCTCGGTCGGGACCCATCCCCCAGGGCAGAACCATAGACGAAAGCAGTCTTTTCGAGTTGGCCAAAGACCTCCTTTCGCAGATAATCGCAGAAGGGAGAGGAGTCTGGCCTTGTGCAAACTTGAGTCTCAGCGTAGCAGGCTTTGAAGACGGCGTCAAAGGCAACATGGGCATTGGCGCATTTCTGGTCAAGggggaagaggcagaagctcTTCGATCGTCGATTCCCGACAACCGTCAATATTCCACTGGACCGGAACCCTCCGCGAAGAAACGCCGCGCGGAGGATGGTGGCATTCAGCGGTTCTTCTCCAAGCGACCCTCCACAGATCATGAAAGAACCTCCCCAACCTACTCACATACTCCCGGGGAAGACCCCAAAGATAGCCCTTTGCCATCAGATCCCACCCGAAAGACCCTCAGTTTCGCTGCTAAGTATGATTATGAGGCCCGCCACGAATCCGACCTTACCATGCATGAGTCTCACGCATCACCGTGGCATGAAAGCGCCTTCGATGTGGAAGTggatcagcagcagcattcATTGACCGATGTTGTATGTTCTCGCTGCAAGGCCAGCTTCGCGGACCCGGAAGCGTTGCAAAGCCATAGAGATTGGCATATGGCTCAAGATCTACAAGACGCGGAACGTGTCTGGCCGACATTCGCTGAGCGACAACCTGCTGCACGTAACTCTGGGCAAAAGACGCAAGGAACcacttcaagaaggagccGGGGAGGCAAACTCGAGCAAGGTCAAAGTCGGCTCAAATTTAGTTGA
- a CDS encoding hypothetical protein (At least one base has a quality score < 10), giving the protein MSRTSRNAAPTTSGAGRQNEYFVPRDGIDREVISADICRYLGNDALVRPGHYENPQTGQAVQGYYITAYRNLTTAMIEDLKADSARWDSERRAQTSRNTSGGTIASRNVGVPPRHSSNSPVVQYRYSETHQSRQHHGPTEGPYQTDTYARDPGFDGPRYPGTGAPGYTGAAGSYGQSYGASSSGAFAGYAQTQQSPPPADTRFSSTTAATMDPSYQASQSPYVAVGTNQRPRGGYDPYANQMATSSAAAQQAYATAAPTQQGYTATAYPYSGQSTAQGYTQGTQYGRNPPYSRFRDTNKCSNKSQWYLQHPT; this is encoded by the exons atgtcGAGAACATCCCGGAACGCTGCCCCTACCACTTCTGGTGCGGGTCGACAAAACGAATACTTCGTCCCTCGCGACGGCATCGACCGTGAAGTCATCTCCGCCGACATCTGCCGCTATCTGGGCAACGATGCCCTCGTGCGTCCCGGTCATTACGAG AACCCTCAGACAGGCCAAGCCGTGCAAGGCTACTACATCACCGCTTACAGGAATCTTACAACT GCTATGATTGAGGATCTAAAAGCAGACTCTGCTCGATGGGATAGTGAAAGGCGTGCGCAGACGTCGCGCAATACCTCTGGAGGTACTATTGCCTCGAGAAACGTTGGCGTACCGCCGAGACACTCATCTAACTCACCTGTAGTGCAATACCGCTACTCGGAGACGCACCAGTCGCGTCAGCACCACGGTCCTACCGAGGGCCCTTATCAGACCGACACATACGCTCGTGACCCTGGCTTTGATGGCCCTAGATACCCAGGAACGGGTGCTCCCGGTTACACTGGAGCCGCTGGCTCATACGGCCAGTCCTACGGTGCCTCAAGTAGTGGTGCGTTTGCCGGTTATGCCCAAACCCAGCAATCTCCTCCCCCGGCGGATACAAGGTTCAGCTCTACTACCGCGGCCACCATGGATCCATCCTACCAGGCTTCCCAGAGCCCCTACGTGGCCGTTGGAACAAACCAACGTCCCAGAGGCGGATACGACCCTTACGCTAACCAGATGGCCACATCATCAGCTGCTGCACAGCAGGCCTATGCCACTGCTGCTCCCACGCAACAAGGCTATACAGCCACTGCTTACCCATATTCAG GTCAATCAACAGCACAAGGATATACTCAGGGCACACAGTATGGAAGAAACCCCCCGTACTCGCGCTTCCGCGACACCAACAAATGCTCAAACAAATCCCAGTGGTACCTCCAGCACCCGACGTAG
- a CDS encoding hypothetical protein (At least one base has a quality score < 10): MSRTSRNAAPTTSGAGRQNEYFVPRDGIDREVISADICRYLGNDALVRPGHYENPQTGQAVQGYYITAYRNLTTAMIEDLKADSARWDSERRAQTSRNTSGGTIASRNVGVPPRHSSNSPVVQYRYSETHQSRQHHGPTEGPYQTDTYARDPGFDGPRYPGTGAPGYTGAAGSYGQSYGASSSGAFAGYAQTQQSPPPADTRFSSTTAATMDPSYQASQSPYVAVGTNQRPRGGYDPYANQMATSSAAAQQAYATAAPTQQGYTATAYPYSAGQSTAQGYTQGTQYGRNPPYSRFRDTNKCSNKSQWYLQHPT, from the exons atgtcGAGAACATCCCGGAACGCTGCCCCTACCACTTCTGGTGCGGGTCGACAAAACGAATACTTCGTCCCTCGCGACGGCATCGACCGTGAAGTCATCTCCGCCGACATCTGCCGCTATCTGGGCAACGATGCCCTCGTGCGTCCCGGTCATTACGAG AACCCTCAGACAGGCCAAGCCGTGCAAGGCTACTACATCACCGCTTACAGGAATCTTACAACT GCTATGATTGAGGATCTAAAAGCAGACTCTGCTCGATGGGATAGTGAAAGGCGTGCGCAGACGTCGCGCAATACCTCTGGAGGTACTATTGCCTCGAGAAACGTTGGCGTACCGCCGAGACACTCATCTAACTCACCTGTAGTGCAATACCGCTACTCGGAGACGCACCAGTCGCGTCAGCACCACGGTCCTACCGAGGGCCCTTATCAGACCGACACATACGCTCGTGACCCTGGCTTTGATGGCCCTAGATACCCAGGAACGGGTGCTCCCGGTTACACTGGAGCCGCTGGCTCATACGGCCAGTCCTACGGTGCCTCAAGTAGTGGTGCGTTTGCCGGTTATGCCCAAACCCAGCAATCTCCTCCCCCGGCGGATACAAGGTTCAGCTCTACTACCGCGGCCACCATGGATCCATCCTACCAGGCTTCCCAGAGCCCCTACGTGGCCGTTGGAACAAACCAACGTCCCAGAGGCGGATACGACCCTTACGCTAACCAGATGGCCACATCATCAGCTGCTGCACAGCAGGCCTATGCCACTGCTGCTCCCACGCAACAAGGCTATACAGCCACTGCTTACCCATATTCAG CAGGTCAATCAACAGCACAAGGATATACTCAGGGCACACAGTATGGAAGAAACCCCCCGTACTCGCGCTTCCGCGACACCAACAAATGCTCAAACAAATCCCAGTGGTACCTCCAGCACCCGACGTAG
- a CDS encoding hypothetical protein (At least one base has a quality score < 10): MSRTSRNAAPTTSGAGRQNEYFVPRDGIDREVISADICRYLGNDALVRPGHYENPQTGQAVQGYYITAYRNLTTAMIEDLKADSARWDSERRAQTSRNTSGVQYRYSETHQSRQHHGPTEGPYQTDTYARDPGFDGPRYPGTGAPGYTGAAGSYGQSYGASSSGAFAGYAQTQQSPPPADTRFSSTTAATMDPSYQASQSPYVAVGTNQRPRGGYDPYANQMATSSAAAQQAYATAAPTQQGYTATAYPYSGQAPPAGYAMQPQDPFYGRGQSTAQGYTQGTQYGRNPPYSRFRDTNKCSNKSQWYLQHPT, from the exons atgtcGAGAACATCCCGGAACGCTGCCCCTACCACTTCTGGTGCGGGTCGACAAAACGAATACTTCGTCCCTCGCGACGGCATCGACCGTGAAGTCATCTCCGCCGACATCTGCCGCTATCTGGGCAACGATGCCCTCGTGCGTCCCGGTCATTACGAG AACCCTCAGACAGGCCAAGCCGTGCAAGGCTACTACATCACCGCTTACAGGAATCTTACAACT GCTATGATTGAGGATCTAAAAGCAGACTCTGCTCGATGGGATAGTGAAAGGCGTGCGCAGACGTCGCGCAATACCTCTGGAG TGCAATACCGCTACTCGGAGACGCACCAGTCGCGTCAGCACCACGGTCCTACCGAGGGCCCTTATCAGACCGACACATACGCTCGTGACCCTGGCTTTGATGGCCCTAGATACCCAGGAACGGGTGCTCCCGGTTACACTGGAGCCGCTGGCTCATACGGCCAGTCCTACGGTGCCTCAAGTAGTGGTGCGTTTGCCGGTTATGCCCAAACCCAGCAATCTCCTCCCCCGGCGGATACAAGGTTCAGCTCTACTACCGCGGCCACCATGGATCCATCCTACCAGGCTTCCCAGAGCCCCTACGTGGCCGTTGGAACAAACCAACGTCCCAGAGGCGGATACGACCCTTACGCTAACCAGATGGCCACATCATCAGCTGCTGCACAGCAGGCCTATGCCACTGCTGCTCCCACGCAACAAGGCTATACAGCCACTGCTTACCCATATTCAGGTCAGGCTCCTCCTGCGGGCTACGCGATGCAGCCACAGGATCCCTTCTACGGTCGTG GTCAATCAACAGCACAAGGATATACTCAGGGCACACAGTATGGAAGAAACCCCCCGTACTCGCGCTTCCGCGACACCAACAAATGCTCAAACAAATCCCAGTGGTACCTCCAGCACCCGACGTAG
- a CDS encoding hypothetical protein (At least one base has a quality score < 10) — MSRTSRNAAPTTSGAGRQNEYFVPRDGIDREVISADICRYLGNDALVRPGHYENPQTGQAVQGYYITAYRNLTTAMIEDLKADSARWDSERRAQTSRNTSGGTIASRNVGVPPRHSSNSPVVQYRYSETHQSRQHHGPTEGPYQTDTYARDPGFDGPRYPGTGAPGYTGAAGSYGQSYGASSSGAFAGYAQTQQSPPPADTRFSSTTAATMDPSYQASQSPYVAVGTNQRPRGGYDPYANQMATSSAAAQQAYATAAPTQQGYTATAYPYSGQAPPAGYAMQPQDPFYGRGQSTAQGYTQGTQYGRNPPYSRFRDTNKCSNKSQWYLQHPT, encoded by the exons atgtcGAGAACATCCCGGAACGCTGCCCCTACCACTTCTGGTGCGGGTCGACAAAACGAATACTTCGTCCCTCGCGACGGCATCGACCGTGAAGTCATCTCCGCCGACATCTGCCGCTATCTGGGCAACGATGCCCTCGTGCGTCCCGGTCATTACGAG AACCCTCAGACAGGCCAAGCCGTGCAAGGCTACTACATCACCGCTTACAGGAATCTTACAACT GCTATGATTGAGGATCTAAAAGCAGACTCTGCTCGATGGGATAGTGAAAGGCGTGCGCAGACGTCGCGCAATACCTCTGGAGGTACTATTGCCTCGAGAAACGTTGGCGTACCGCCGAGACACTCATCTAACTCACCTGTAGTGCAATACCGCTACTCGGAGACGCACCAGTCGCGTCAGCACCACGGTCCTACCGAGGGCCCTTATCAGACCGACACATACGCTCGTGACCCTGGCTTTGATGGCCCTAGATACCCAGGAACGGGTGCTCCCGGTTACACTGGAGCCGCTGGCTCATACGGCCAGTCCTACGGTGCCTCAAGTAGTGGTGCGTTTGCCGGTTATGCCCAAACCCAGCAATCTCCTCCCCCGGCGGATACAAGGTTCAGCTCTACTACCGCGGCCACCATGGATCCATCCTACCAGGCTTCCCAGAGCCCCTACGTGGCCGTTGGAACAAACCAACGTCCCAGAGGCGGATACGACCCTTACGCTAACCAGATGGCCACATCATCAGCTGCTGCACAGCAGGCCTATGCCACTGCTGCTCCCACGCAACAAGGCTATACAGCCACTGCTTACCCATATTCAGGTCAGGCTCCTCCTGCGGGCTACGCGATGCAGCCACAGGATCCCTTCTACGGTCGTG GTCAATCAACAGCACAAGGATATACTCAGGGCACACAGTATGGAAGAAACCCCCCGTACTCGCGCTTCCGCGACACCAACAAATGCTCAAACAAATCCCAGTGGTACCTCCAGCACCCGACGTAG
- a CDS encoding hypothetical protein (At least one base has a quality score < 10): protein MSRTSRNAAPTTSGAGRQNEYFVPRDGIDREVISADICRYLGNDALVRPGHYENPQTGQAVQGYYITAYRNLTTAMIEDLKADSARWDSERRAQTSRNTSGVQYRYSETHQSRQHHGPTEGPYQTDTYARDPGFDGPRYPGTGAPGYTGAAGSYGQSYGASSSGAFAGYAQTQQSPPPADTRFSSTTAATMDPSYQASQSPYVAVGTNQRPRGGYDPYANQMATSSAAAQQAYATAAPTQQGYTATAYPYSGQAPPAGYAMQPQDPFYGRAGQSTAQGYTQGTHGTSSTRRSERESDRHSTDRHHRSSRR from the exons atgtcGAGAACATCCCGGAACGCTGCCCCTACCACTTCTGGTGCGGGTCGACAAAACGAATACTTCGTCCCTCGCGACGGCATCGACCGTGAAGTCATCTCCGCCGACATCTGCCGCTATCTGGGCAACGATGCCCTCGTGCGTCCCGGTCATTACGAG AACCCTCAGACAGGCCAAGCCGTGCAAGGCTACTACATCACCGCTTACAGGAATCTTACAACT GCTATGATTGAGGATCTAAAAGCAGACTCTGCTCGATGGGATAGTGAAAGGCGTGCGCAGACGTCGCGCAATACCTCTGGAG TGCAATACCGCTACTCGGAGACGCACCAGTCGCGTCAGCACCACGGTCCTACCGAGGGCCCTTATCAGACCGACACATACGCTCGTGACCCTGGCTTTGATGGCCCTAGATACCCAGGAACGGGTGCTCCCGGTTACACTGGAGCCGCTGGCTCATACGGCCAGTCCTACGGTGCCTCAAGTAGTGGTGCGTTTGCCGGTTATGCCCAAACCCAGCAATCTCCTCCCCCGGCGGATACAAGGTTCAGCTCTACTACCGCGGCCACCATGGATCCATCCTACCAGGCTTCCCAGAGCCCCTACGTGGCCGTTGGAACAAACCAACGTCCCAGAGGCGGATACGACCCTTACGCTAACCAGATGGCCACATCATCAGCTGCTGCACAGCAGGCCTATGCCACTGCTGCTCCCACGCAACAAGGCTATACAGCCACTGCTTACCCATATTCAGGTCAGGCTCCTCCTGCGGGCTACGCGATGCAGCCACAGGATCCCTTCTACGGTCGTG CAGGTCAATCAACAGCACAAGGATATACTCAGGGCACACA TGGTACCTCCAGCACCCGACGTAGTGAGCGAGAGAGCGACAGGCACAGCACAGACCGACACCACCGATCGAGCCGCCGGTAA
- a CDS encoding hypothetical protein (At least one base has a quality score < 10): protein MSRTSRNAAPTTSGAGRQNEYFVPRDGIDREVISADICRYLGNDALVRPGHYENPQTGQAVQGYYITAYRNLTTAMIEDLKADSARWDSERRAQTSRNTSGVQYRYSETHQSRQHHGPTEGPYQTDTYARDPGFDGPRYPGTGAPGYTGAAGSYGQSYGASSSGAFAGYAQTQQSPPPADTRFSSTTAATMDPSYQASQSPYVAVGTNQRPRGGYDPYANQMATSSAAAQQAYATAAPTQQGYTATAYPYSGQSTAQGYTQGTQYGRNPPYSRFRDTNKCSNKSQWYLQHPT from the exons atgtcGAGAACATCCCGGAACGCTGCCCCTACCACTTCTGGTGCGGGTCGACAAAACGAATACTTCGTCCCTCGCGACGGCATCGACCGTGAAGTCATCTCCGCCGACATCTGCCGCTATCTGGGCAACGATGCCCTCGTGCGTCCCGGTCATTACGAG AACCCTCAGACAGGCCAAGCCGTGCAAGGCTACTACATCACCGCTTACAGGAATCTTACAACT GCTATGATTGAGGATCTAAAAGCAGACTCTGCTCGATGGGATAGTGAAAGGCGTGCGCAGACGTCGCGCAATACCTCTGGAG TGCAATACCGCTACTCGGAGACGCACCAGTCGCGTCAGCACCACGGTCCTACCGAGGGCCCTTATCAGACCGACACATACGCTCGTGACCCTGGCTTTGATGGCCCTAGATACCCAGGAACGGGTGCTCCCGGTTACACTGGAGCCGCTGGCTCATACGGCCAGTCCTACGGTGCCTCAAGTAGTGGTGCGTTTGCCGGTTATGCCCAAACCCAGCAATCTCCTCCCCCGGCGGATACAAGGTTCAGCTCTACTACCGCGGCCACCATGGATCCATCCTACCAGGCTTCCCAGAGCCCCTACGTGGCCGTTGGAACAAACCAACGTCCCAGAGGCGGATACGACCCTTACGCTAACCAGATGGCCACATCATCAGCTGCTGCACAGCAGGCCTATGCCACTGCTGCTCCCACGCAACAAGGCTATACAGCCACTGCTTACCCATATTCAG GTCAATCAACAGCACAAGGATATACTCAGGGCACACAGTATGGAAGAAACCCCCCGTACTCGCGCTTCCGCGACACCAACAAATGCTCAAACAAATCCCAGTGGTACCTCCAGCACCCGACGTAG
- a CDS encoding hypothetical protein (At least one base has a quality score < 10) has translation MSRTSRNAAPTTSGAGRQNEYFVPRDGIDREVISADICRYLGNDALVRPGHYENPQTGQAVQGYYITAYRNLTTAMIEDLKADSARWDSERRAQTSRNTSGVQYRYSETHQSRQHHGPTEGPYQTDTYARDPGFDGPRYPGTGAPGYTGAAGSYGQSYGASSSGAFAGYAQTQQSPPPADTRFSSTTAATMDPSYQASQSPYVAVGTNQRPRGGYDPYANQMATSSAAAQQAYATAAPTQQGYTATAYPYSGQAPPAGYAMQPQDPFYGRAGQSTAQGYTQGTQYGRNPPYSRFRDTNKCSNKSQWYLQHPT, from the exons atgtcGAGAACATCCCGGAACGCTGCCCCTACCACTTCTGGTGCGGGTCGACAAAACGAATACTTCGTCCCTCGCGACGGCATCGACCGTGAAGTCATCTCCGCCGACATCTGCCGCTATCTGGGCAACGATGCCCTCGTGCGTCCCGGTCATTACGAG AACCCTCAGACAGGCCAAGCCGTGCAAGGCTACTACATCACCGCTTACAGGAATCTTACAACT GCTATGATTGAGGATCTAAAAGCAGACTCTGCTCGATGGGATAGTGAAAGGCGTGCGCAGACGTCGCGCAATACCTCTGGAG TGCAATACCGCTACTCGGAGACGCACCAGTCGCGTCAGCACCACGGTCCTACCGAGGGCCCTTATCAGACCGACACATACGCTCGTGACCCTGGCTTTGATGGCCCTAGATACCCAGGAACGGGTGCTCCCGGTTACACTGGAGCCGCTGGCTCATACGGCCAGTCCTACGGTGCCTCAAGTAGTGGTGCGTTTGCCGGTTATGCCCAAACCCAGCAATCTCCTCCCCCGGCGGATACAAGGTTCAGCTCTACTACCGCGGCCACCATGGATCCATCCTACCAGGCTTCCCAGAGCCCCTACGTGGCCGTTGGAACAAACCAACGTCCCAGAGGCGGATACGACCCTTACGCTAACCAGATGGCCACATCATCAGCTGCTGCACAGCAGGCCTATGCCACTGCTGCTCCCACGCAACAAGGCTATACAGCCACTGCTTACCCATATTCAGGTCAGGCTCCTCCTGCGGGCTACGCGATGCAGCCACAGGATCCCTTCTACGGTCGTG CAGGTCAATCAACAGCACAAGGATATACTCAGGGCACACAGTATGGAAGAAACCCCCCGTACTCGCGCTTCCGCGACACCAACAAATGCTCAAACAAATCCCAGTGGTACCTCCAGCACCCGACGTAG
- a CDS encoding hypothetical protein (At least one base has a quality score < 10) encodes MSRTSRNAAPTTSGAGRQNEYFVPRDGIDREVISADICRYLGNDALVRPGHYENPQTGQAVQGYYITAYRNLTTAMIEDLKADSARWDSERRAQTSRNTSGGTIASRNVGVPPRHSSNSPVVQYRYSETHQSRQHHGPTEGPYQTDTYARDPGFDGPRYPGTGAPGYTGAAGSYGQSYGASSSGAFAGYAQTQQSPPPADTRFSSTTAATMDPSYQASQSPYVAVGTNQRPRGGYDPYANQMATSSAAAQQAYATAAPTQQGYTATAYPYSGQAPPAGYAMQPQDPFYGRAGQSTAQGYTQGTHGTSSTRRSERESDRHSTDRHHRSSRR; translated from the exons atgtcGAGAACATCCCGGAACGCTGCCCCTACCACTTCTGGTGCGGGTCGACAAAACGAATACTTCGTCCCTCGCGACGGCATCGACCGTGAAGTCATCTCCGCCGACATCTGCCGCTATCTGGGCAACGATGCCCTCGTGCGTCCCGGTCATTACGAG AACCCTCAGACAGGCCAAGCCGTGCAAGGCTACTACATCACCGCTTACAGGAATCTTACAACT GCTATGATTGAGGATCTAAAAGCAGACTCTGCTCGATGGGATAGTGAAAGGCGTGCGCAGACGTCGCGCAATACCTCTGGAGGTACTATTGCCTCGAGAAACGTTGGCGTACCGCCGAGACACTCATCTAACTCACCTGTAGTGCAATACCGCTACTCGGAGACGCACCAGTCGCGTCAGCACCACGGTCCTACCGAGGGCCCTTATCAGACCGACACATACGCTCGTGACCCTGGCTTTGATGGCCCTAGATACCCAGGAACGGGTGCTCCCGGTTACACTGGAGCCGCTGGCTCATACGGCCAGTCCTACGGTGCCTCAAGTAGTGGTGCGTTTGCCGGTTATGCCCAAACCCAGCAATCTCCTCCCCCGGCGGATACAAGGTTCAGCTCTACTACCGCGGCCACCATGGATCCATCCTACCAGGCTTCCCAGAGCCCCTACGTGGCCGTTGGAACAAACCAACGTCCCAGAGGCGGATACGACCCTTACGCTAACCAGATGGCCACATCATCAGCTGCTGCACAGCAGGCCTATGCCACTGCTGCTCCCACGCAACAAGGCTATACAGCCACTGCTTACCCATATTCAGGTCAGGCTCCTCCTGCGGGCTACGCGATGCAGCCACAGGATCCCTTCTACGGTCGTG CAGGTCAATCAACAGCACAAGGATATACTCAGGGCACACA TGGTACCTCCAGCACCCGACGTAGTGAGCGAGAGAGCGACAGGCACAGCACAGACCGACACCACCGATCGAGCCGCCGGTAA